A stretch of the Bacillus licheniformis DSM 13 = ATCC 14580 genome encodes the following:
- a CDS encoding response regulator transcription factor, which translates to MSKKILVVDDEESIVTLLKYNLERSGYHVVTAMDGEAGLLKAIEEKPDLIVLDLMLPKMDGIEVCKELRQKKLMYPILMLTAKDDEFDKVLGLELGADDYMTKPFSPREVTARVKAILRRTQTLSVQPEETEEPDAGELIIGELKILPEHYEVYFQNERLELTPKEFELLLYLGRHKGRVLTRDLLLNAVWNYDFAGDTRIVDVHISHLRDKIEKNTKKPEYIKTIRGLGYKMEEPKLND; encoded by the coding sequence ATGAGCAAAAAGATATTAGTTGTAGATGATGAGGAATCGATTGTTACCCTTCTAAAATATAACCTTGAACGGTCGGGCTATCATGTGGTGACCGCCATGGACGGAGAGGCCGGCTTATTAAAGGCGATTGAAGAGAAGCCGGATCTGATCGTGCTCGATCTGATGCTTCCTAAAATGGACGGCATTGAAGTATGCAAGGAACTCAGACAGAAGAAGCTGATGTATCCGATTTTGATGCTGACCGCAAAGGATGATGAATTTGATAAAGTGCTCGGTCTCGAGCTGGGTGCCGATGACTATATGACAAAGCCGTTCAGCCCGAGAGAGGTGACGGCAAGGGTCAAAGCGATTTTAAGAAGAACACAGACGCTGTCCGTTCAGCCGGAGGAGACGGAAGAACCGGATGCAGGCGAGCTGATCATAGGCGAACTGAAAATACTGCCTGAACATTATGAGGTTTATTTTCAAAACGAACGCCTCGAGCTGACGCCGAAGGAATTCGAACTTCTCTTATATTTGGGAAGGCATAAAGGGAGGGTGCTGACGAGAGACCTTCTCCTCAACGCTGTCTGGAACTACGACTTCGCGGGCGATACGCGCATCGTCGATGTCCACATCAGCCACCTTCGCGATAAGATCGAAAAAAATACAAAAAAACCGGAATACATTAAAACAATCAGAGGTCTTGGCTACAAAATGGAGGAGCCGAAACTGAATGATTAA
- a CDS encoding pectate lyase, whose amino-acid sequence MDSGKIIIPAHYALSDNNPAVVYYDNSRKEELWNIIGADKDGNGDFITYKIVSAQNSSLALTLDGSGVKLAKYTGSSVQKWKLPSDGLEGFAGYARETNGKQKTGTTGGLLGKVVYVNNLGELKANIEDSTPRTIVVSSNIGASAKTVLTVGANKTIIGSYEKHKLNNIYFKTKADSGNVIFKNLVIAHDASINENNDIPVYITDSRNYWIDHVTFQGHSYTANGHDLDKLLYVGAKADYVTLSHSTFTDHRYGLILGWPQDDKQYHSIYNGYPRMTISHNRFENLYVRAPGLMRYGYYHVKSNYINNYHLGFTITTLAKIYSEANYFGTGNEKGILDDYGDGAFKDVGSYPAIKGQKSPETSWTPSSNYSYRTMKAGNAKAFAKRYAGAQRTALYYANYSQFKKD is encoded by the coding sequence ATGGATAGCGGCAAAATTATCATCCCTGCCCATTACGCACTGTCAGACAATAATCCGGCTGTGGTCTACTATGACAATTCACGGAAGGAAGAGTTGTGGAATATCATCGGGGCCGACAAAGACGGAAACGGAGATTTTATCACGTATAAAATCGTCAGTGCACAAAACAGCAGCCTTGCACTGACACTGGACGGCAGCGGAGTGAAGCTTGCCAAATATACGGGCAGCTCCGTCCAAAAGTGGAAGCTTCCAAGCGACGGGCTCGAAGGTTTCGCAGGCTATGCAAGGGAAACGAACGGCAAGCAGAAAACAGGCACAACCGGCGGCCTGCTTGGAAAAGTCGTCTATGTCAATAATCTGGGCGAACTGAAGGCCAATATTGAAGATTCAACGCCGCGCACGATTGTCGTCTCCAGCAATATCGGCGCTTCAGCCAAAACGGTATTAACGGTGGGCGCCAATAAAACAATCATCGGCTCGTATGAAAAACATAAGCTGAATAACATTTACTTTAAAACAAAAGCGGACTCTGGCAACGTTATTTTCAAAAATCTGGTCATTGCACATGATGCATCCATAAATGAAAACAATGACATCCCTGTTTACATTACCGATTCGAGAAACTACTGGATTGACCATGTCACATTCCAAGGCCACAGCTATACGGCAAACGGCCACGATCTCGACAAGCTCTTATACGTCGGCGCTAAAGCCGATTACGTCACACTGTCGCACAGCACATTCACAGACCACAGGTACGGCCTGATTCTCGGCTGGCCTCAAGATGACAAGCAATACCACAGTATATATAATGGCTATCCGCGGATGACAATCAGCCACAATCGCTTTGAGAATCTCTATGTCAGGGCGCCCGGGTTGATGCGTTACGGCTATTATCACGTGAAAAGCAATTATATCAACAATTACCACCTTGGCTTCACGATTACGACATTGGCGAAAATATATTCTGAAGCCAATTACTTCGGCACGGGCAATGAGAAAGGCATACTGGATGATTACGGAGACGGCGCGTTTAAAGATGTCGGGTCATATCCGGCGATAAAGGGGCAGAAATCGCCTGAGACAAGCTGGACACCTTCATCCAACTACAGCTATCGGACGATGAAGGCCGGCAATGCCAAAGCTTTTGCCAAACGGTACGCAGGTGCGCAGCGCACCGCTCTGTACTATGCGAATTACAGCCAGTTTAAAAAAGACTAA
- the mutM gene encoding DNA-formamidopyrimidine glycosylase, whose protein sequence is MPELPEVETVRRTLAGLVRGKTIDAVDVRWTKIIKRPEEPEEFARLLAGQTIQSIGRRGKFLLFHLDDCVMVSHLRMEGKYGLHQNDEPLDKHVHVIFRFTDGSELRYRDVRKFGTMHLFKPGEELTELPLRQLGPEPFSSEFTADYLRERLKKTNRSVKTALLDQRTVVGLGNIYVDEALFRAGIHPEATANKLTKKQTVLLHKEIIQTLKEAVEAGGSTVRSYINSQGEIGMFQLKLFVYGRKDEPCKKCGSPIEKTVVGGRGTHFCIKCQKK, encoded by the coding sequence GTGCCGGAATTACCAGAAGTCGAAACGGTCCGGCGCACTCTTGCCGGGCTTGTAAGAGGGAAAACGATCGATGCGGTTGATGTCAGATGGACAAAAATCATAAAACGTCCGGAGGAGCCTGAGGAATTCGCAAGGCTCCTGGCCGGCCAGACGATTCAGTCGATCGGAAGAAGGGGAAAATTCCTGTTGTTTCATCTTGATGATTGTGTCATGGTTTCCCATTTGAGAATGGAAGGAAAGTACGGGCTTCATCAAAACGATGAACCCCTTGATAAACATGTGCACGTCATTTTCAGGTTCACGGACGGAAGCGAGCTGCGCTACCGGGATGTCAGAAAGTTCGGCACCATGCATTTGTTTAAGCCGGGAGAGGAACTGACAGAGCTGCCTCTCAGGCAGCTCGGCCCCGAGCCCTTCAGCAGCGAATTTACAGCCGATTACTTAAGAGAGCGCCTGAAGAAAACAAACCGCTCGGTGAAAACCGCGCTGCTCGATCAGCGGACAGTCGTCGGACTGGGCAATATTTATGTCGACGAGGCTTTGTTCAGAGCCGGTATCCATCCCGAGGCAACAGCGAACAAGCTCACAAAAAAACAGACGGTTCTTCTCCATAAAGAGATCATTCAAACGTTAAAGGAAGCTGTTGAAGCAGGGGGAAGCACAGTCAGATCTTACATCAATTCACAAGGTGAGATCGGCATGTTCCAGCTCAAACTTTTCGTTTACGGCAGGAAAGATGAACCTTGTAAAAAATGCGGATCTCCAATTGAAAAAACAGTCGTTGGCGGAAGGGGCACGCATTTTTGCATAAAGTGCCAGAAAAAATGA
- the mdh gene encoding malate dehydrogenase — protein MGKKRNKVSVIGAGFTGATTAFLTAQKELADVVLVDIPQLENPTKGKALDMLEASPVQGFDANITGTANYEDTAGSDIVVITAGIARKPGMSRDDLVATNEKIMRSVTKEVVKYSPDCIIIVLTNPVDAMTYAVYKESGFPKERVIGQSGILDTARFRTFVAQELNLSVKDITGFVLGGHGDDMVPLVRYSYAGGIPLETLLPKDRIDAIVERTRKGGGEIVNLLGNGSAYYAPAASLTEMVEAILKDQRRVLPTIAYLEGEYGYEGIYLGVPTIIGGNGLEQIIELELTETEKSQLDKSVESVKNVMKVLS, from the coding sequence ATGGGAAAGAAGCGAAATAAAGTATCTGTCATCGGAGCGGGTTTTACAGGTGCAACAACTGCGTTTTTAACGGCTCAAAAAGAATTGGCTGATGTCGTGCTAGTCGACATTCCGCAGCTTGAAAACCCTACAAAAGGGAAAGCGCTCGATATGCTGGAAGCGAGCCCTGTCCAAGGATTTGACGCGAATATTACAGGAACGGCAAACTATGAAGATACGGCTGGTTCAGATATCGTCGTCATCACGGCGGGGATCGCAAGAAAGCCGGGAATGAGCCGGGACGACCTCGTGGCTACAAATGAAAAGATCATGAGGAGCGTAACGAAGGAAGTTGTTAAATACTCACCTGATTGTATCATCATCGTTCTGACAAACCCTGTAGATGCGATGACATACGCCGTCTATAAAGAATCGGGCTTCCCGAAAGAGCGGGTCATCGGCCAGTCGGGAATTTTGGATACGGCAAGATTCAGAACGTTTGTCGCTCAGGAGCTCAACCTTTCCGTCAAAGACATTACAGGTTTTGTACTGGGCGGACACGGGGACGATATGGTTCCGCTCGTTCGCTACTCTTATGCAGGCGGCATTCCGCTTGAAACGCTTCTTCCGAAAGACCGGATCGATGCGATTGTTGAAAGAACGAGAAAAGGCGGGGGAGAAATTGTCAACCTGTTAGGAAACGGAAGCGCGTACTATGCGCCTGCCGCTTCCCTGACAGAAATGGTTGAAGCAATCTTAAAAGACCAGCGCCGCGTGCTGCCGACCATTGCCTACCTTGAAGGCGAATACGGCTATGAAGGCATTTATCTCGGCGTTCCGACGATTATCGGCGGAAACGGTCTTGAACAGATCATTGAACTTGAACTGACTGAAACCGAAAAAAGTCAGCTCGATAAATCCGTTGAATCAGTCAAAAACGTCATGAAAGTATTATCATAA
- the pnpS gene encoding two-component system histidine kinase PnpS, protein MIKFRTRLLAALLTLLILVFASLGFLLVHLFHSSYDAKLSSHIEKEAALVASLANGENMKSSEQGAILEKASRELDSRVSLIDTKGQVLFHFGGRAEEQSVIKEALESDLNGEGGGFRINPDDESVYRYVQPLKDDGNVNGYILISTPVDSLQDINQKIWILLGVSLGTAFLIIAGLGARITSQYTNPIESATQVAIELAKGNYKARTFNEDETMLSQSINMLAQNLQDMTRAQEMQRDRLQTVIENIDSGLILIDGKGYIHLVNRAYQKQFHVEADQLLYHFYHEVLEHEEIINLIEEIFMTEAKVRKMFKLPIKIERRYFEVDGVPIIGINDEWKGIVLVFHDMTERKQLEEMRKDFVANVSHELKTPITSIKGFTETLLDGAMNERETLLQFLSIILKESSRLQTLIQDLLDLSKIEQQNFTLNIQNCNIGEILAEIEMLLKNKAEEKGITLTLEKPDKPAVASGDPHRLKQIFLNLVNNALTYTPEDGSVTISADVLEDAVQVKVRDTGIGIKQSEIPRIFERFYRIDKDRSRNSGGTGLGLAIVKHLVEAHQGEIDVESERGKGTEFTVRLKRASE, encoded by the coding sequence ATGATTAAATTCCGGACCCGGCTTTTAGCTGCCCTGCTGACGCTTTTGATTCTCGTATTTGCTTCACTCGGTTTTCTGCTCGTTCACTTGTTTCACTCCTCTTACGATGCCAAACTGAGCAGCCATATTGAAAAAGAGGCCGCTTTGGTCGCTTCATTGGCAAATGGTGAAAACATGAAGTCTTCGGAGCAAGGAGCTATTTTAGAGAAGGCAAGCCGTGAACTGGACAGTCGTGTATCGCTTATTGATACAAAAGGTCAGGTTCTTTTTCATTTTGGGGGCCGCGCCGAAGAGCAATCCGTTATCAAGGAAGCGCTTGAGTCGGATTTAAACGGTGAAGGAGGAGGCTTCAGGATCAACCCTGATGACGAGTCCGTTTACCGTTACGTGCAGCCGCTCAAAGATGACGGGAATGTGAATGGATATATTCTGATCAGCACTCCTGTCGATTCATTGCAAGACATCAATCAAAAGATCTGGATTCTCCTCGGCGTGAGCCTTGGAACGGCCTTTTTAATCATCGCCGGGCTTGGGGCGAGAATAACCTCTCAATATACGAATCCGATTGAGTCTGCGACACAAGTGGCGATTGAGCTTGCCAAAGGAAACTATAAAGCAAGAACATTCAACGAAGATGAAACGATGCTGAGCCAGTCCATCAATATGCTGGCGCAGAACCTGCAGGACATGACAAGAGCCCAGGAAATGCAGCGCGACCGTCTGCAAACCGTCATCGAAAATATCGATTCCGGTCTGATCTTAATCGACGGAAAGGGTTATATTCACCTTGTGAACCGCGCTTATCAAAAGCAATTTCACGTAGAAGCCGATCAGCTTCTTTACCATTTCTATCACGAAGTGCTCGAACACGAAGAGATCATTAATCTCATTGAAGAAATTTTTATGACGGAAGCAAAGGTCCGCAAAATGTTTAAACTGCCGATCAAAATTGAAAGAAGGTATTTTGAAGTCGACGGGGTTCCGATTATCGGCATCAATGATGAGTGGAAAGGCATCGTTCTCGTTTTCCATGACATGACGGAAAGAAAGCAGCTTGAAGAAATGAGGAAGGACTTTGTCGCCAATGTCTCCCATGAGCTGAAAACGCCGATTACATCAATCAAAGGGTTCACCGAAACGCTTCTGGACGGAGCGATGAACGAACGGGAGACGCTGTTGCAGTTTCTATCGATCATCTTAAAAGAGAGCAGCCGTCTGCAAACCTTGATCCAGGACCTGTTGGATCTGTCGAAAATCGAACAGCAAAACTTCACCCTGAATATTCAAAATTGCAATATCGGTGAAATCCTCGCCGAAATTGAGATGCTTTTGAAGAATAAAGCGGAGGAAAAAGGAATCACCTTGACACTGGAAAAGCCGGATAAGCCGGCCGTTGCTTCCGGAGACCCGCACAGACTAAAGCAGATCTTTTTGAATTTGGTGAACAATGCGCTCACATATACGCCTGAAGATGGAAGCGTGACGATTTCGGCTGATGTTCTGGAAGATGCAGTGCAAGTCAAAGTGAGGGATACGGGCATCGGGATCAAGCAGTCCGAAATCCCGAGGATATTTGAACGGTTCTACAGGATCGATAAAGACAGGAGCAGAAATTCAGGAGGAACCGGTCTCGGTCTTGCGATCGTCAAGCATTTAGTCGAAGCCCACCAAGGCGAAATCGACGTCGAAAGCGAGCGGGGAAAAGGCACCGAATTCACGGTCCGCTTAAAACGCGCATCCGAGTAG
- the coaE gene encoding dephospho-CoA kinase (Dephospho-CoA kinase (CoaE) performs the final step in coenzyme A biosynthesis.), with protein MTLVIGLTGGIASGKSTVAQMFQQCGITVVDADVIAKEAVEQGMPAYQKIAETFGEGVLLETGDIDRRKLGEIVFANEEKRLQLNAIVHPEVRKMMIKQRDEAIRAGERFVVLDIPLLYESGLEHLTDKVIVVWVPMELQLERLMKRNRLNKDEALNRIHAQQSLDEKKKRADAVIDNSGSLKDTEAQLHQLLDTWSNIEK; from the coding sequence TTGACATTGGTCATCGGGTTAACCGGGGGGATTGCCAGCGGCAAAAGCACTGTCGCGCAAATGTTCCAGCAGTGCGGCATCACGGTCGTCGATGCGGACGTGATCGCGAAAGAGGCCGTTGAACAGGGGATGCCCGCTTATCAGAAAATCGCTGAGACATTTGGTGAAGGCGTGCTGCTTGAAACAGGCGATATCGACCGGAGAAAACTTGGAGAAATTGTTTTTGCTAATGAAGAAAAAAGGCTGCAGTTAAATGCAATCGTCCATCCCGAAGTGAGAAAAATGATGATCAAGCAGCGCGACGAAGCCATCCGGGCCGGTGAACGGTTTGTTGTTCTCGATATTCCGCTTTTATATGAAAGCGGGCTCGAACATTTGACAGATAAAGTGATCGTTGTCTGGGTTCCGATGGAGCTTCAGCTTGAGCGGCTGATGAAAAGAAACCGGCTTAATAAAGACGAGGCGCTGAACAGAATTCACGCCCAGCAATCTCTTGACGAAAAAAAGAAAAGGGCAGACGCGGTGATCGATAACAGCGGCAGTCTGAAAGATACAGAAGCGCAGCTTCATCAGCTGCTTGATACATGGTCAAATATTGAAAAGTGA
- the ytaF gene encoding sporulation membrane protein YtaF: MTYTARINRKEEPDMMFASFLLLAFAVSLDSFSVGFTYGLRKLKIPFKAILIIAFCSGAVMYIAMMIGTLLAKFLPVVVTERLGAVILMGIGAWVLYQFFRPEKEQDLVFSEKTLINLELKSLGIVIHILRKPTSADIDKSGIITGIEAFLLGFALSIDAFGAGIGAAALGFSPVPMSITVGIMSSLFVFCGIQAGRFLSKWNWMDKLTFLPGILLIMIGIWKL; encoded by the coding sequence ATGACTTACACTGCTCGCATCAACAGAAAGGAAGAGCCTGATATGATGTTTGCATCTTTCTTGCTGCTGGCATTTGCCGTCAGCTTGGACAGTTTTTCAGTCGGATTTACTTACGGATTGCGAAAGCTGAAAATCCCATTTAAAGCGATTTTGATTATTGCTTTTTGCTCTGGTGCCGTGATGTATATTGCCATGATGATCGGAACCCTTTTGGCGAAATTCCTGCCCGTTGTCGTAACAGAAAGGCTCGGAGCCGTCATCTTAATGGGGATCGGCGCATGGGTGCTGTATCAGTTTTTCAGGCCGGAGAAAGAACAGGATCTCGTCTTCTCTGAAAAAACGCTCATTAACCTTGAATTGAAATCGCTCGGAATCGTGATACACATATTAAGAAAACCGACAAGCGCCGACATTGATAAATCAGGAATCATTACCGGTATAGAAGCTTTCCTTCTCGGTTTCGCCCTCTCTATTGACGCGTTCGGCGCAGGGATCGGCGCGGCCGCGCTGGGCTTTTCCCCTGTACCGATGAGCATTACGGTAGGCATCATGAGCTCATTGTTCGTATTTTGCGGAATACAGGCAGGCCGATTTTTATCGAAATGGAACTGGATGGATAAACTGACCTTTCTTCCCGGTATATTGCTGATTATGATCGGCATCTGGAAACTGTAA
- the polA gene encoding DNA polymerase I, producing MTERKKLVLVDGNSLAYRAFFALPLLSNEKGIHTNAVYGFTTILMKMLEEEKPTHMLVAFDAGKTTFRHKTFKEYKGGRQKTPPELSEQLPFIRELLDAYRISRYELENYEADDIIGTLAKSAEKDGFEVKIFSGDKDLTQLATEGTTVAITKKGITDVEYYTPEHVREKYGLTPEQIIDMKGLMGDSSDNIPGVPGVGEKTAIKLLKQFHTVEELLSSIDEVSGKKLKEKLEEFKEQALMSKELATITTEAPLEVSLDSLGYEGFDREAVVKIFKDLGFHSLLERIGEEAGEKEEEQLEEIDVMIKTDITDDLFASPASLVVEQLGDNYHEAPILGFSIVNEHGAFFIPEETAVQSDCFKEWAEDESKKKWVFDAKRAAVALRWRGIELKGAEFDVLLAAYIINPGHSYDDVASVAKEHQLHIVSADEAVYGKGAKQAVPDEKELADHLARKAKAISLLREKLLDELEENEQLELFEALEMPLAHILGEMESIGVQVDVDRLKKMGEELSAKLAEYEKKIHESAGETFNINSPKQLGVILFDKLGLPVVKKTKTGYSTSADVLEKLRDKHVIIEDILHYRQIGKLQSTYVEGLLKVIKKDSHKVHTRFNQALTQTGRLSSTDPNLQNIPIRLEEGRKIRQAFVPSQKGWLIFAADYSQIELRVLAHISKDKNLIEAFTNDMDVHTKTAMDVFHVSEEEVTPAMRRQAKAVNFGIVYGISDYGLSQNLGITRKEAAAFIERYFHSFQGVKEYMEETVQEAKQRGYVTTLLSRRRYIPELTSRNFNLRSFAERTAMNTPIQGSAADIIKKAMIDMADKLKEKNLQAKLLLQVHDELIFEAPEDEIKVLEKLVPEVMEHALELDVPLKVDCASGPSWYDAK from the coding sequence ATGACTGAAAGAAAAAAATTAGTATTGGTTGACGGAAACAGCCTGGCTTACCGTGCGTTTTTCGCCCTGCCTCTTCTCAGCAATGAAAAAGGGATACATACAAACGCGGTGTACGGTTTTACCACGATCTTAATGAAGATGCTTGAAGAGGAAAAACCGACCCACATGCTCGTCGCTTTTGATGCGGGGAAAACGACATTCAGACATAAAACGTTTAAAGAATATAAAGGCGGCAGACAAAAAACGCCGCCGGAGCTGTCAGAGCAATTGCCGTTTATCCGCGAGCTGCTCGACGCATATAGAATCTCAAGGTATGAGCTTGAAAACTACGAGGCCGATGATATTATCGGCACCCTTGCCAAATCAGCGGAAAAAGACGGATTTGAAGTGAAGATTTTTTCCGGCGACAAGGACCTGACACAGCTGGCTACAGAAGGAACGACGGTCGCCATCACAAAAAAGGGCATTACAGATGTCGAATACTATACGCCTGAACATGTCCGGGAAAAGTACGGACTTACCCCTGAACAGATCATTGATATGAAAGGGCTGATGGGAGACTCGTCAGACAATATTCCAGGCGTGCCGGGAGTCGGCGAAAAGACGGCGATCAAGCTTTTGAAACAGTTCCATACAGTAGAGGAGCTGCTGTCGTCAATAGACGAAGTCAGCGGAAAAAAACTGAAAGAAAAGCTTGAAGAATTTAAAGAACAGGCTTTGATGAGCAAAGAGCTTGCGACGATTACGACAGAAGCGCCGCTTGAAGTCAGCCTCGATTCCCTCGGATATGAAGGTTTTGACAGGGAAGCGGTCGTCAAGATTTTTAAAGATCTCGGCTTTCATTCTTTGCTCGAAAGGATTGGCGAAGAGGCGGGAGAGAAAGAAGAAGAACAGTTGGAAGAGATCGATGTCATGATCAAAACAGACATCACGGATGACTTGTTTGCGTCACCGGCTTCACTCGTAGTCGAACAGCTCGGCGACAATTATCACGAGGCGCCGATCCTCGGTTTTTCGATCGTCAACGAACACGGCGCTTTCTTCATTCCGGAAGAGACGGCCGTTCAGTCGGACTGTTTTAAAGAATGGGCCGAAGATGAGTCGAAAAAGAAATGGGTGTTTGATGCAAAACGTGCGGCGGTCGCTTTGCGCTGGCGGGGCATTGAACTGAAAGGCGCTGAGTTTGACGTTCTTCTTGCGGCCTATATCATCAACCCGGGGCACTCCTACGATGATGTGGCAAGCGTTGCGAAAGAACATCAATTACACATCGTTTCAGCAGATGAAGCGGTCTACGGAAAAGGAGCGAAACAGGCGGTTCCGGATGAGAAGGAGCTTGCCGACCATTTAGCCAGAAAGGCGAAGGCGATATCGCTGCTGCGCGAAAAGCTCCTTGATGAACTGGAAGAAAACGAGCAGCTCGAACTGTTTGAAGCGCTCGAAATGCCCCTCGCCCACATTCTCGGTGAGATGGAATCGATCGGTGTCCAAGTCGATGTCGACAGACTGAAAAAAATGGGTGAAGAACTGTCCGCTAAATTAGCGGAATACGAGAAAAAAATCCACGAGTCAGCAGGTGAAACCTTCAACATTAATTCACCAAAGCAGCTCGGTGTGATTTTGTTTGATAAACTCGGGCTGCCTGTCGTCAAAAAAACAAAAACGGGCTATTCAACTTCAGCCGATGTGCTTGAAAAGCTGCGCGATAAACATGTCATTATCGAAGATATCCTGCACTACAGGCAGATTGGCAAGCTCCAGTCCACATACGTAGAAGGGCTTTTGAAAGTGATCAAAAAAGACAGCCATAAAGTGCATACCCGCTTTAATCAAGCTTTAACACAGACGGGAAGGCTCAGCTCAACCGATCCGAATCTGCAAAATATACCGATCCGCCTTGAGGAGGGCCGCAAAATCCGGCAGGCGTTTGTCCCTTCGCAAAAAGGCTGGCTCATATTTGCGGCGGATTACTCACAGATCGAGCTGAGGGTTCTCGCCCACATTTCAAAGGATAAAAATTTGATTGAAGCGTTCACGAACGATATGGACGTTCACACAAAAACGGCGATGGACGTTTTTCATGTATCAGAAGAAGAAGTCACCCCTGCGATGAGAAGGCAGGCGAAAGCAGTCAATTTCGGAATCGTCTACGGAATCAGCGACTACGGCTTGTCGCAAAACCTGGGAATTACAAGAAAGGAAGCGGCAGCGTTTATTGAGCGCTATTTCCACAGCTTCCAGGGAGTCAAAGAATACATGGAAGAGACCGTTCAGGAAGCGAAGCAGCGAGGCTATGTAACGACTCTTTTAAGCCGGAGGCGGTATATACCGGAATTGACGAGCCGGAATTTCAATCTGCGCAGCTTTGCCGAACGGACGGCGATGAACACACCGATCCAGGGAAGCGCCGCAGATATTATTAAAAAAGCGATGATCGACATGGCGGACAAGCTGAAAGAAAAAAATCTCCAGGCCAAACTGCTGCTGCAGGTTCATGACGAATTGATTTTTGAAGCGCCTGAAGATGAAATCAAAGTGCTTGAAAAACTGGTTCCGGAAGTCATGGAACATGCATTGGAGCTCGATGTTCCACTGAAAGTGGACTGCGCTTCAGGGCCTTCATGGTACGATGCAAAATAG
- the icd gene encoding NADP-dependent isocitrate dehydrogenase yields the protein MAQGEKITVSGGVLNVPNNPVIPFIEGDGTGPDIWRAASRVLEAAVEKAYNGEKKITWKEVYAGEKAYNKTGEWLPEETLDTIREYLIAIKGPLTTPVGGGIRSLNVALRQELDLFTCLRPVRYFTGVPSPVKRPEDTDMVIFRENTEDIYAGIEYAKGSEEVQKLISFLKNELGVNKIRFPETSGIGIKPVSEEGTSRLVRAAIEYAIEHGRKSVTLVHKGNIMKFTEGAFKNWGYEVAEKEFGDKVFTWAEYDRIAEKDGKDAANKAQSEAEAAGKIIIKDSIADIFLQQILTRPAEFDVVATMNLNGDYISDALAAQVGGIGIAPGANINYETGHAIFEATHGTAPKYAGLDKVNPSSVILSGVLLLEHLGWNEAADLVIKSMEKTIASKVVTYDFARLMDGATEVKCSEFGDELIKNMS from the coding sequence GTGGCACAAGGCGAAAAAATTACAGTCTCCGGCGGAGTATTAAACGTTCCAAACAACCCGGTCATCCCGTTTATTGAAGGGGACGGAACAGGTCCTGATATTTGGAGAGCGGCTTCCAGGGTTCTTGAAGCGGCTGTGGAGAAAGCGTATAACGGCGAAAAGAAAATCACTTGGAAAGAAGTCTACGCCGGGGAAAAAGCGTACAACAAAACCGGCGAATGGCTTCCGGAAGAAACGCTTGATACGATCCGCGAATACCTGATCGCGATTAAAGGTCCTTTAACAACTCCTGTAGGCGGGGGAATCCGCTCATTAAACGTAGCGCTCAGACAAGAGCTTGACTTGTTTACATGCCTGCGTCCTGTCCGCTATTTCACAGGCGTTCCTTCACCGGTTAAGCGCCCTGAAGATACGGACATGGTCATCTTCCGTGAGAATACTGAAGATATCTACGCCGGCATCGAGTACGCGAAAGGCTCTGAAGAAGTGCAAAAGCTGATTTCATTCCTGAAAAACGAGCTTGGCGTTAACAAAATCCGCTTCCCTGAAACATCGGGCATCGGCATCAAGCCGGTTTCTGAAGAAGGAACATCAAGGCTTGTCAGAGCTGCGATCGAGTATGCGATCGAGCACGGCCGCAAATCTGTGACGCTCGTCCATAAAGGAAACATCATGAAATTCACGGAAGGCGCCTTTAAAAACTGGGGCTATGAAGTGGCTGAAAAAGAATTCGGCGATAAAGTATTCACTTGGGCCGAATACGACCGCATCGCTGAAAAAGACGGCAAAGACGCTGCAAACAAAGCGCAAAGCGAAGCTGAAGCTGCCGGCAAAATCATCATCAAAGACAGCATCGCCGACATCTTCCTGCAGCAGATTCTGACACGTCCTGCCGAGTTTGACGTTGTGGCGACAATGAACCTGAACGGGGACTACATTTCAGATGCGCTGGCTGCCCAAGTCGGCGGAATCGGCATCGCACCTGGAGCAAACATCAACTATGAGACAGGACATGCCATCTTTGAGGCGACACATGGTACAGCGCCTAAATACGCCGGCCTCGACAAAGTAAACCCGTCTTCAGTCATCCTATCCGGCGTGCTGCTTCTTGAGCATTTGGGCTGGAATGAGGCGGCCGACCTTGTCATTAAATCAATGGAGAAAACAATCGCATCCAAAGTCGTCACATACGATTTCGCTCGTTTGATGGACGGCGCGACTGAAGTCAAATGCTCTGAATTCGGTGATGAGCTTATCAAAAACATGTCTTAA